One Silene latifolia isolate original U9 population chromosome 4, ASM4854445v1, whole genome shotgun sequence DNA segment encodes these proteins:
- the LOC141651491 gene encoding uncharacterized protein LOC141651491, with protein MDHAKMSATIAIHNPMKYDGLGEPSFLGDWCREFDNLFELLDCREEMQVDQAAHYLKGKAGLWWNRNNAGFKDTMRGTFVPEHVRSRMRSEFDAFKMTEAMTIEDYHNRFMELAEYVLDLNYGEEVLALRFEKGLTARIKKRLSPGEPSTLEEVYQREGHD; from the exons ATGGATCATGCTAAGATGAGTGCTACCATTGCTATTCATAATCCGATGAAGTACGATGGACTTGGGGAACCGTCCTTTTTAGGAGATTGGTGTAGGGAGTTTGACAACCTCTTTGAACTGTTGGACTGCCGTGAGGAgatgcaagtagatcaagctgctcaCTACTTGAAGGGAAAGgctggtttgtggtggaatcgcaACAATGCA GGCTTTAAGGATACCATGAGAGGCACGTTTGTACCCGAGCATGTTCGGAGTAGGATGAGGTCTGAGTTTGATGCATTTAAGATGACGGAAGCGATGACAATAGAAGACTATCATAATAGGTTCATGGAGCTAGCAGAGTATGTGTTAGACTTAAACTATGGGGAGGAGGtgttggctttgaggtttgagaagggtttaACTGCGCGTATCAAAAAGAGACTTTCACCTGGAGAGCCAAGTACTTTAGAGGAAGTGTATCAAAGAGAAGGACATGATTAA